One window from the genome of Chroococcidiopsis sp. TS-821 encodes:
- a CDS encoding isochorismatase, translating into MDTHQLPIPIFFAPSKVSEVWRVPYQQRAQEAATWSKKYNITPASEDKIRVGLLLVDVQNTFCIPGFELFVGGKSGIGAVEDNVRLCEFIYRNLGVISAIAATMDTHTAMQIFHPVFWINDSGEHPAPATLITPEEVARGIWKVNPAVAASISGGNYQALQNHALHYVNQLTHHGKYPLTVWPYHAMLGGISHALVSAVEEAVFFHTIARKTQARFEIKGNNPLTENYSVLHPEVLIGADGQPIAQKNTDLIQYLLKFDKLIVAGQAKSHCVAWTIDDLLTEIKSRDASLAQKIYLLEDCTSPVVIPNVVDYSEQAEATFERFATAGMHLVKSTQASDWLA; encoded by the coding sequence ATGGATACTCATCAATTACCAATTCCTATATTCTTTGCGCCTAGTAAAGTCAGCGAAGTATGGCGCGTTCCTTACCAACAACGCGCGCAAGAAGCCGCAACGTGGAGCAAAAAGTATAATATTACACCAGCCAGTGAAGATAAAATTCGCGTTGGGTTGCTTTTAGTTGACGTTCAGAATACATTTTGTATACCTGGGTTTGAACTATTTGTCGGTGGTAAATCTGGCATAGGTGCGGTTGAAGATAATGTTCGTTTGTGTGAATTTATCTATCGCAATTTAGGAGTAATTAGTGCGATCGCCGCCACAATGGATACTCACACGGCAATGCAAATTTTCCACCCTGTGTTTTGGATTAACGACTCTGGAGAGCATCCTGCACCTGCCACTTTAATTACTCCTGAGGAAGTAGCACGAGGTATCTGGAAGGTCAATCCAGCTGTTGCTGCGAGTATTAGTGGCGGAAATTATCAAGCACTACAAAACCATGCCTTGCACTACGTTAATCAGCTAACACATCATGGCAAATATCCTTTAACGGTATGGCCTTATCACGCCATGCTGGGTGGTATTAGTCATGCGTTGGTTTCTGCAGTGGAGGAAGCAGTGTTTTTCCATACTATTGCTCGTAAAACTCAGGCAAGGTTTGAAATTAAAGGTAATAATCCGTTAACTGAAAATTATTCAGTACTGCATCCAGAAGTTTTAATAGGTGCTGATGGTCAACCAATCGCGCAAAAAAATACAGACTTAATACAGTATTTATTAAAATTTGACAAACTGATCGTTGCAGGTCAAGCTAAAAGCCACTGCGTCGCGTGGACAATTGATGATTTATTAACAGAAATTAAAAGCAGAGACGCCAGCCTAGCACAAAAAATTTATTTGCTCGAAGATTGCACTTCTCCTGTTGTTATTCCTAACGTGGTAGATTACTCCGAACAAGCTGAAGCCACTTTTGAACGGTTTGCCACAGCAGGAATGCATTTGGTGAAATCGACGCAAGCGAGTGATTGGTTAGCGTAA
- a CDS encoding transferase, protein MYVPPLRPPSHDDSYISGEVTIDPSAAIAPGVLLQASPNSQIIIGAGVCIGMGCILHAYEGTLEIEAGASLGSGVLVLGKGKIGANACIGSTATILNASVEPQQVVMPGSLVGDKSRIVATRPTVADVDTINETAPPASDETTNGDRSPPMNTPPPTPPEPEPADAASSPPPTTQKVYGQAQLNRMLSTMFPHRQALNRPLQDGQSPSDRP, encoded by the coding sequence ATGTATGTGCCGCCACTGCGTCCGCCTAGTCATGATGATTCCTACATCAGTGGCGAAGTTACCATTGATCCTAGTGCGGCGATCGCACCAGGAGTCCTTTTGCAAGCAAGTCCCAATAGCCAGATTATTATCGGCGCGGGAGTTTGCATTGGGATGGGTTGTATTCTTCACGCTTACGAAGGCACGTTAGAAATAGAGGCAGGAGCGAGTCTCGGGTCGGGTGTTTTGGTGCTGGGTAAAGGGAAAATTGGCGCAAATGCGTGTATTGGTTCGACAGCTACGATTTTGAACGCGTCGGTCGAACCGCAACAAGTCGTCATGCCAGGTTCGCTCGTCGGCGATAAAAGTCGTATTGTTGCGACGCGCCCAACTGTGGCGGACGTTGATACAATCAATGAAACCGCCCCCCCTGCTTCGGACGAAACCACAAATGGCGATCGCTCCCCTCCTATGAATACACCGCCTCCTACACCACCCGAGCCTGAGCCTGCTGATGCAGCGTCTTCACCGCCACCTACAACTCAAAAAGTCTATGGACAAGCACAATTGAATCGTATGCTGTCAACGATGTTTCCCCACCGCCAAGCCTTAAACCGCCCCCTACAAGATGGTCAGTCTCCTTCTGATCGACCTTAA
- the rpsU gene encoding 30S ribosomal protein S21 — translation MTQVVVGENENFESALRRFKRQVSKAGILPDIKSKRHFETPIEKRKRKAVARRRKRRFQSRG, via the coding sequence ATGACCCAAGTTGTTGTCGGTGAAAATGAAAATTTTGAGTCAGCATTGAGAAGATTTAAGCGTCAAGTTTCCAAAGCCGGGATTTTACCAGATATCAAGAGTAAGCGTCACTTTGAAACTCCAATTGAAAAGCGCAAGCGTAAAGCAGTTGCGAGAAGACGTAAGCGGCGTTTTCAAAGTAGAGGGTAA
- a CDS encoding BMC domain-containing protein has translation METPNPGFAPKEQFSRKDDLRESALGLVSTLSFPAIIQTADAMLKSSEVTLVGFEKIGSGHCTAIVRGKVASIRLAVEAGAQTAAEFGQLVSTLVIPRPLPNLEVVFPISNRLSDLAQFERDIRVSSQAIGLVETRGFPVMVGAADAMLKAADVQLMSYEKIGAGLCTAIIRGAVADVVVAVEAGMQEALRIDADSLNAVTVIPRPLDDLEQNLPLASCLLEEQPKPLKLPVAIKDKTPEAELIKLPDLAAIPVEIQQEE, from the coding sequence ATGGAGACACCAAACCCAGGATTCGCTCCCAAAGAGCAGTTCAGCCGCAAAGACGATCTAAGGGAAAGCGCCTTGGGCTTAGTTTCAACCTTGAGCTTTCCGGCAATTATCCAAACTGCTGATGCCATGCTGAAGTCCTCAGAAGTGACGTTGGTAGGATTTGAAAAGATCGGTAGCGGTCATTGTACTGCGATCGTGCGTGGTAAAGTGGCCAGCATTCGCTTAGCGGTGGAAGCAGGAGCACAGACAGCAGCCGAGTTTGGTCAGCTGGTTTCGACGTTGGTCATACCGCGACCCTTACCTAATCTGGAAGTTGTGTTTCCCATTAGTAACCGCTTATCGGACTTAGCTCAGTTTGAGCGCGATATTCGCGTGAGTAGTCAAGCAATTGGTCTAGTGGAAACGCGCGGGTTTCCGGTTATGGTCGGTGCAGCTGATGCGATGCTCAAAGCAGCTGATGTTCAGTTAATGTCGTACGAAAAGATCGGCGCGGGGCTATGTACTGCCATTATTCGCGGTGCAGTCGCAGATGTTGTCGTCGCGGTCGAAGCAGGAATGCAAGAAGCTTTACGCATTGACGCTGATTCGTTAAATGCAGTAACTGTGATTCCTAGACCTTTAGATGACTTAGAGCAAAACTTACCTTTAGCAAGTTGTCTTTTGGAAGAACAACCCAAGCCACTGAAGTTACCAGTAGCAATCAAAGATAAGACGCCTGAAGCTGAGCTGATCAAATTACCGGATCTAGCTGCAATACCAGTAGAAATTCAGCAGGAAGAGTAA
- a CDS encoding RNA-binding protein, giving the protein MSIYVGNLSFEVTQDDLSSIFAEYGTVKRVQLPTDRETGLPRGFGFVEMESEAAEASAIEALDGAEWMGRTMKVNKAKPREDKRSSSGNWGSRNQNYSKRY; this is encoded by the coding sequence ATGTCAATTTACGTCGGTAACTTGTCCTTTGAAGTTACTCAAGACGATCTCAGTAGTATTTTTGCCGAATATGGTACTGTAAAGCGCGTACAGCTGCCAACGGATCGCGAAACAGGACTGCCTCGTGGCTTCGGCTTTGTAGAAATGGAAAGTGAAGCTGCGGAAGCTAGTGCCATTGAAGCACTCGATGGCGCGGAGTGGATGGGAAGAACAATGAAAGTTAATAAAGCTAAACCCCGCGAAGACAAACGTTCAAGCAGCGGTAATTGGGGTAGCAGAAACCAAAATTACTCAAAACGCTACTAA
- a CDS encoding LysR family transcriptional regulator codes for MKQATLHQLKVFEAAARHGSFTRAAEELFLTQPTVSMQVKQLTKAVGLPLFEQVGKRLYLTEAGKELFTTCRAIFEQLAQLEMTVADLKGLKQGQLKLAVITTAKYFVPRLLGPFCQRYPGIDISLQVTNHSGILERLTDNLDDLYVMSQVPEHLDVVFQPFLDNPLVVLAPANHPLAHEKNISLSRLAEEPFIMREPGSGTRKAVQKLFAAHDISVKVKLELGSNEAIKQAIAGGLGLSVLSRHTLTPDGASSELTVLDVEHFPIHRNWYVVYPNGKQLSVVARTYLEYLLDAAKQFATS; via the coding sequence TTGAAGCAAGCGACGCTTCATCAATTAAAAGTCTTTGAAGCTGCAGCACGGCATGGTAGCTTTACGCGAGCAGCGGAAGAGTTATTTCTAACTCAACCAACTGTCTCGATGCAGGTAAAACAACTCACCAAAGCAGTGGGTTTACCACTATTTGAGCAAGTCGGCAAACGGCTTTACTTAACAGAAGCAGGCAAAGAATTGTTTACGACTTGTCGAGCTATTTTTGAGCAGCTAGCGCAGTTAGAAATGACTGTGGCTGATCTTAAGGGCTTAAAGCAAGGACAATTAAAGTTAGCCGTGATTACAACTGCTAAATATTTTGTACCGCGTCTGTTAGGTCCATTTTGCCAGCGCTATCCTGGTATTGATATCTCTTTACAAGTTACGAACCACTCAGGCATTCTCGAACGATTGACGGATAACCTAGACGATTTGTATGTCATGAGTCAGGTTCCAGAACACTTAGACGTCGTGTTTCAACCATTTTTAGATAATCCACTAGTGGTACTAGCACCCGCAAATCATCCGCTAGCCCATGAAAAAAATATTTCGCTCTCACGGCTAGCAGAAGAACCTTTTATTATGCGCGAACCTGGTTCAGGAACGCGGAAGGCAGTGCAAAAACTCTTTGCCGCGCACGATATTTCGGTAAAAGTCAAATTAGAACTTGGTAGTAACGAAGCGATTAAGCAAGCGATCGCTGGTGGTTTGGGGCTTTCTGTTTTGTCTCGCCATACCTTAACGCCCGACGGCGCTAGTAGCGAATTGACAGTACTAGACGTAGAACATTTTCCAATTCATCGCAACTGGTATGTCGTCTATCCCAACGGTAAGCAGCTTTCCGTTGTGGCACGTACTTATTTGGAATATTTACTCGATGCTGCCAAACAATTTGCTACCTCTTAA
- a CDS encoding DMT family transporter, producing MQIWRAPKPWQVGLVLIAGVFGISTASIFVRLAFAAVPGVSSVGFSLVLSAARLIISAILLLPAWRHLRSSYPSRTSVYYALVAGVCLALHFATWITSLAFTSIAAASTLVSSTPIWVALLSWLWLREKLSPLTLIGVGVALAGGIIIALGGSGVDTVASRPMLGNFLALFGAWMYSLYLLLGRQAQQAGLGLGSYIAVAYTTGALILLPLPGIFNASYTGYPSIVYVYILLIAIFSQMLGHTSLNWGMRWLSPTFVTLAALFEPVGASFLAYFLLNELPAKLTIVGAAILLVGVACAIVGAKQK from the coding sequence ATGCAAATTTGGCGAGCACCGAAACCTTGGCAAGTTGGGTTAGTTTTAATTGCTGGCGTATTTGGTATTTCAACTGCGTCAATTTTTGTGAGGTTAGCATTTGCAGCAGTACCAGGGGTTTCGAGTGTTGGATTTAGCCTTGTTTTATCGGCAGCACGTTTGATAATTTCGGCAATACTACTGCTACCAGCTTGGCGTCATCTGCGCTCATCTTATCCAAGTCGTACCTCCGTATACTATGCATTAGTAGCAGGGGTTTGTTTAGCACTTCACTTTGCCACATGGATTACTTCGCTGGCTTTTACCTCAATTGCTGCTGCATCGACTTTAGTGAGTAGTACGCCAATTTGGGTTGCTTTACTTTCATGGTTATGGCTGCGCGAAAAGCTATCACCTCTTACTCTGATCGGAGTTGGTGTTGCACTCGCAGGCGGTATCATTATTGCACTGGGAGGTTCAGGAGTAGATACTGTTGCGAGTCGCCCTATGCTAGGTAATTTTTTAGCACTTTTTGGCGCTTGGATGTACAGCTTGTATCTACTCCTTGGACGTCAAGCCCAACAAGCGGGATTAGGATTAGGCAGCTATATTGCAGTTGCTTACACGACAGGAGCATTAATCTTACTGCCACTGCCAGGAATATTTAATGCATCGTATACAGGTTATCCATCAATTGTCTATGTTTACATACTATTAATTGCAATTTTCTCGCAGATGCTCGGGCATACTAGCCTAAACTGGGGAATGCGCTGGCTTTCACCAACTTTTGTCACCCTTGCTGCTTTATTTGAACCTGTGGGTGCTAGTTTTCTTGCTTATTTTCTACTGAATGAACTCCCAGCAAAATTGACAATTGTCGGTGCGGCTATTTTATTAGTGGGAGTCGCTTGTGCGATCGTCGGGGCGAAGCAAAAATAA